The window TGGCGATCAAGATCTCACGGCCGAGTCCATGGACCCCAACGTGGATGACGAATCACTTGGCGTACGCTCTAAAGGTCTCGACGATGTCGAGAATGAGCCTTTAGATTTTATGCGCGGAGAGGTCGATGTCAAAACGCAAATGGATCGCATGGCGCGAAAACTTCAAGCCGATGTCACCGGTCGCCGAGAAAACTAGACGAGAAAACAAAACGTTAATTGATTTCGCAAAAGTGACAGAGGGTTTGGACCATTTGACCAGATCCTCCTTTTTCGGAAAACGCCCCGCTCGCCGAACTCGCCCACGCATAAATATCGAGATGCGCCCAAGGCGTCCCATCAACAAAAGCCTCTAAAAATAAGGCGGCCGTTACTGCGCCTCCAAAACCATCGACAGCGTTAATGTAGTCAGCGACCTCAGATTTCAATTTACTTCTTTGACCAGGATCGAGCGGCATTCTCCAACAGTTGTCTCCCGAGGCCTGAGCCTTCATCAGGATCTGCCCTGCAATCTTATCGTTATTGGCGAAGAGTCCGGGTAGACCATCACCCAGCCCCACCTTGATGGCCCCGGTGAGAGTGGCCACATCAATAATCCAATCCGGCTTTGTTTCACTCGCCACCGTAAGCGTGTCGGCGAGAACTAATCGTCCTTCCGCATCTGTATTGTGAATCTCTACGGTCTTTCCGTTACGGGCCACGTAGATATCTCCAGGGCGGAACGATGTCGAGCTCACCGAGTTTTCAGCGAGGGGCAAATAGAAATCGGCGTTGATTTTTTGCTTGGTGGCCATCATCCAGTAAGCCACTCCTATAACAGACGCAGATCCGCCCATGTCTTTCTTCATGTCACGCATGCCCGAGGACGGTTTAATGTCGAGCCCACCGGAATCAAAAGTAATTCCTTTTCCCACGAAAGCCACCACAGATTTCTTCGACGAATTTCCACGGTAACTCATCTTCACCAACATCGGAGGAACATTAGATCCATTGCCCACGGCCAGATGCAAATTCATGTTTTCTTTTTTGAGGCGATCCTTATTCCAAATGTCCACCTTCATCGAACTGCCGCGAAAAAGCTCTTGCACGGTCTGAGTGTACGTCGCGGGATTAAGAATATTTCCCGGAAGATTGACTAAGTGGCGGGCGATGTTGACGGATTTACCTAACGTCAATGCACCATCAAAAATCTTCTTTGCGGTTTTTAATTTTGGAGCATCGATCGTTAAAGATTTATTTTTTTGCGAAAGTTTGGGCCAACATTCTCTAAATCGATAGCGAGCAATTTCCATTCCCACAATCAAGCCTTTAAATTCCATCTCGTCGCTACCGATGTAAGTCAGTTCGATATTCTCAATGGACTGAGCTTCACGGAAAACCCCACCCATGGTATCTCTAGCCATGGCGTAAGCGCTTATATCAAACTGCCCAGAGTGAGTGAGATGCTTTACCTGCTGGGCCGAAATCACCCACACCATACCGGTGGATGTTGCATATTTATCGATGAGAGGTTGGGCGGGTGAGGTTGATCTCTGCACAAGGGGTGGAGTCACTTTTTTTGCGTCGTACTTTTCTTTGCAGCCAAAATAGAAAATCTCTGCCGTCGCTGATGGCGTTGCTTTGGAAGAGGACTTTACTGAACTCGCCGCAACCCCCCACTTCGTTTGATCGAGAAACGACTTTAGTGGCCCTTGCAACAACTCATTTGACATAAACCTTACCTCATATAGACTTGTGATATGCGCAAAATTTGCGGACTTATTTCATTACTCTTGCTCAGTCTTGTATCGTCGGCAAGTGTTTACGCAGCCTCCGGCAAATCCAAATCTGACAGTCACTACTACTTTGGATTCGGACCTGGTTATTTTAGCAACATGAACACAAGAAGCCTGTCGGCCGATGTTGCCACTGGCGTGTTCTGGAGCTTAGATCCCGTTTTTGATCTCGCCGCCACCGTTAATTTTGGATTCTCTATGGAGCACAATGATGTGCGGTTTGTGTCCCCTCAGTTAAAGGGACGCTACATGTTTAGCGAACTTCCTTTCACCTGGTATGCCGGAGGCGGAATGGGCTTTGGCTACGGAGCCGCTCATGATGGAGATTCGGCAAAGGGCTTTTCGTTAAGCCTAGCCATCGGGTATCGCGCCTACCGACAAGCACGCATGCAGCTCAGTTTTGAATTTGAGCACCAAATGATCCTTAAGGAATCCGCCAGCGGAACTCCCCTTTTGACCTCGTTTAAGGTCGGCGTCCACTTCTAGGCCGAAGATAGATCCTTTAAATGCATTCTAAAGCCGCAGAGATACGCAGATCAGGTATAATTTTTAGGGTCACCTCGAACTCGTGGTAAGCCGTCGATCTTGTTGCTAAATTGGTCCCTTCATGGGTCAAATGAGGGTGTATATTTTAATTTTGGCGATGCTTATGGCGTCGACTTCGCAGGCGGGGCTTCTAGAGCGGATGGGTTGGCGCTCGCGAAGTTGTGTAGATATTTTTAAAGCTCAACCACGCTCCACCGCCGTTGTGGCCCCAAAAACAATTCCAGAAAATTCGACCACCTCTATGAATCGCCGTGGTTTTCTTCGCGGTCTCGGTTGCACCGCCGCGATCGCCACTACGCTGGGTCCATCGGCCTTAAATCTAAATAGCGCCCCTTTGGTGACTAAATCCACGGAACAAATTGCAACTATTTTTTCTCGACGGGTTAAACTTCTTCACTCCAATGTTTTTGCCGGCCCCGGGCGAATTCTCGAAAGTATTTTCCCGGGATTTGATAAAGCCGACGTACAAACTCAGGCCGAGATCATTAACGAGTTTGCCACGGCGTGGATTCGTCACGAGGCGGCCGGTGTTTCTGGAGGATCCGCAGCCCACTCCTTAGTGCAAACTCTCGGTGGTTCGCCTCTCACAAGAAATATGTCGGGCCTGATGCGAACATCTCTTCAAAACCTCACCCCCTTGCAACAAACAGTTGTGCAGCAGCACCACGTCGCAAGAGCTTCTCTGCCGCTGGACGAATCGAACTCGAGGCTCGTTCAGACCATTCGTAAACGAGGCCAAGATATGCTGGATCGCTTTCTCGAAAAATTTAAAAAGCCGGTGGAAACTGTAACGGACGAACTGACCGACAAGATCACCACGCCATTAGAAGACGTCGCTCGCACTCCTGTCGTCGAGGAGCAAGATCCCGCCACTCTTCCCCCGCGACCGCTCACTCCCCAGGAAGTCGCCATCAACGAAGCTTTAAGGGAAAAAAGCATTATCGACACCGAGGAAGCCGTTAGAATCGTATGCAGTCTGTGTCCCGAGGACGAACGCTAGATCGAACTTTCGCTCAGACTAATCACTCTTTTTTACTTTTGATTTTTTCGCATTTCCCACAATTTAAAATAGCGGGTCATCCAGCCGAGGGCATCGAACAAGGACGCAAAGAAGCCCGGGATTCCATCTCGAAAACCACCTTTAAGAAAATAACGGCGGAAAAATCGATTGGCCGGCTTTAAGATAAAATACTTAATGTTATTCTTCCAGTTCACTTGAACATCGGCATTTAACAAATACTTCGCCTCAAAGGTGCAGTAAAAGTCAAATTTTCGAATGAACATGGAGATATCATCATATGGATAATGCTCCATGGCCGCATCGAGAGAGCCGATAGGGCCGTTCACGTGGAGACGCTCATGCACATGGCGATTATGAAATATTCCGTAACCCTTTTTAAAAATTCGAATTTGATGATCCGGGTATTGCCCCCCGTGCTTGAGCCAACAGCCAAAAAAGTAATTTCGACGAGGCAATTTAAAACCTCGCACCTCGGGATCCGCCGCGATTTTTTTGCGAAGCTCATCGACGATCTCCTGAGGGAATCTCTCGTCGGGATCGACGTAGAAAATCCAATCTCCAGTGACTTTTTCAAAGGCGATGGTGCGATTGATATTCGCATTCATGTTGTTGGGCTCGGAATGAACTTGGCAGCCGATGGACTTCGCAAACTCGAGTGAGCCATCCTTACTTTCGGCATCGAGATAAAAAACCTCGTCGGCAATTTGCTGGAGTTGGGGCAGAAGCTCTTTCAGGTGGGTGATTTCATTATGGCCAATACAAACAAATGACAACTTCATGGACCAACCTTATACGAATAGAACTACACAGTAGGACTTTTTCCCTTTTCTTAGGACAACAATAGACTGATAGAGCAACGTCTCTGGCTTAATCACCATGTCCTCTTTTTCGACACGGACGCTGTTCACGTACACACCGCCCCCTTGAACATCCTTGCGGGCGTTGCCCTTAGACGTTGCCAGTTTAGACTCCACCAAAAGATCGACGATATTGATGTGACCAATCTGCGCCTTAGGTACTTTGACGGAAGGAGCTTCGCTAAATACTTCAAGCAGCATACTCTTGTCTAATTCTCTCAGCTCGCCTGAGAACAACGCTTGCGTCGCTTTTTCCACTTTCGCCAGCTCGTCCTCACCGTGAACAAGAAGTGTTAATTCCCGAGCGAGTTCTGTTTGGGCCAATCGCTTTTCCGGCGTTTCTCGTGTGGCTTTGTCCAGCGCCGCGATCTCCTCTAAAGACTTAAAGCTAAAGTAATTGATGAACTTCATCACATCAGAGTCCTGAATGCGAACGAAGAACTGATAAAATTGGTAAGGTGACGTCTTACGAGCATCAAGCCAGATATTGCCTGTTTCTGTTTTACCAAATTTAGTGCCATCGGATTTCGTGACCAGAGGCATCGTTAATCCTACGGCTTCTTCCTTTGAAGCTTGATTATTCGCAACACGCATTCTTCGAATAAACTCAACTCCGGCAGTGATATTACCCCACTGGTCCGAGCCCCCCAACTGCAACTGGCAGTTGTAGTTTTTATTGAGCACGTAGAAGTCATAGGACTGAAGGAGCATGTAAGCAAATTCCGTAAAAGAAATCCCCTGCTCGCGATCTTCGATGCGGGACTTGATAGACTCTTTGGCCAACATGTAATTGACCGTAAAGTGCTTACCCACATCTCGAAGGAAATCGATAAAACTAAACTTCTCCATCCATGTGGAGTTATTGACCATCATCGCGCCCTGGGGGCCCTTAAGATCAATGAACTTTTCGATCACCTGACGGATTCCAAAAATATTTTTTTCGATGGTGTCACGATTGAGAAGCACGCGCTCCGCACTTTTAAAACTTGGATCTCCGATCATGCCTGTCGCTCCCCCAAGGAGAACGATGGGTTTATGACCCGCCATTTGAAAACGGCGCATCGTGATTAAAGGCATCAACGAGCCTATGTGGAGAGAGTCTGCAGAAGGATCAAAACCACAATAGAATGTTCGCGAGGTATTGAGCCATGACGACATGTTTTCAAGAGTTTCTTGATAAATCAGTCCGCGCTGTTTGAGTTCTTCGTGGAGCGAATGCTGCAAGAGCTAGCCCTTATGCCTGAAGGTAATGAGACCATGCGTAGGATCGTAGGGAGAGACTCCGACGGTGACTCTATCACCGACGATCACGCGAATTTTGAAACGTTTCATTTTACCGCAAAGACGTGCATTCACTTCCACACCGTTATCGAGCATCACTCTGTAGTTTCCGCCACCAGTAACGTCGGAAATCTTGCCATCCAGCTGTATTAAATCATCTTTTGCCATGGAGAGAATGTAGCTGATCGGCATTGATAACGCAATACTTCTCTTAGCTCAGTATGAAGGCATAAAAAAAGGGAAACCGAAGTTTCCCTTTCTTAAGAACTTGTAAAAAATCCTCGGATTAGAACGCGTGGATCTTTTGTGCTGCAGTGTTCAAGTTCAAGATACCGCCAGATACGGTTTTGCCCTTGAGAGCTTCCATTGGAGTTACAGTTTCCAACATGATCTCTTTAAGAATCAAAGCCGCAACTGCTGGATCTTTATAGTACCCGTCGTTGAAAGCTTGTGAAGCCGCGCTGTGGAGGTACGCTACTGCGCCCGCAACATGCGGAGTCGCCATAGATGTGCCCGTCAAGCTAGAGAAACCATTCTTAGGAGTGGTCGAGAAGATGTTCGTTCCAGGAGCCGCAAGATCAATCGTGGTTGCACCGTAACCTGCACCGCTGTTCTTTTTGCCATCTTTTTGCGTGTTCGTGACTGAGATCAAAAATTCGCTATCACAGCCTGTAGGAACATCTCCGGATTTATCAACATCAAGATTGATGTTCGCCGTCGCAGCTGCAGAGAGAATGCCGACTTTACCCATCTCGTTGTAAATATCGTTCCAAGCGGAATATTGAGAGCTTGAGCAATCGCCGTAGTCGACACCAAAGCTAGAGTTGGTGGAAACAACATTGGCTCCGGCCATTCCCGCCGTCTCTAGCCACAATTTCTTTTGCTTAAGAACATAACCGTAAGACTTGAGAACCGTTTTAGTGTCTCCAGAAGCGCCATCGACAGTCATGATTTTAACATTCCAGTTGATTCCAACACCGTGTACGGAGTTGTTTCCCTTCATGCCGATCGTTCCTGCAACATGAGTTCCGTGCATATCAGGAGAAATCTCACCGTTGTTAGCGAAGATATCCCAACCGTGAATATCATCCACGTAACCGTTGTTATCATCATCGATTTTGTTTCCAGGAATTTCGCCTTTGTTGACCCACATATTTTCGCGAAGGTCTTCGTGCTTAATATCTACGCCACCATCAACAACGGCGACAACGATATCATTTTGACGGAAATCAAGACCACCCACTCCGTAGTTCACCCATGCTGTCGTCGCATCGATACCAAAGTTGTTAGCATCTTTGATGAGGTCCCACTGTTGGCTGAACTTTTTGTCATTCGGAGTCGCCTTAGAAGGGTCTGCCGTACGACGAACCACTTTGTGGTTTTCTTGCGCGTAAATCACACCAGACATGTTGCGAACGCTGGCCGCCGCAGCACGAGTGCCCGAACGAGCCGCAGTGTCTGAAAGCGTTAATGCATAGATCCCGAGCTCAGGAATAACCGGCTCAAGTTCTGTGCTTCCTTGAAAGTTAAATCCAGCGACACGTGTCGGTTGTAATTTAACGATGATTTGTTTTGATTCTGCCCCCGCAGAGAATCCCAATAAAGAAACGATAGCGAAACCGAAAAGATTTCTCAATTTCATACTCCCCCCTTCCAGTGGTATGTAAGTAATGCCTTCCTAGGCGTGTAAATTATTTAGACATAGGTCTAGGGAGTAAGACAAGAATTATTTGATGACTTCCCAAAGCGTTTCGTTCGCCGCGTCACGCACTTCAATCCCCATGGCCGTCAATTCGGCTCGGATTTGATCCGAGAGTTGAAAGTTTTTATCCTTGCGCGCCTGGGTGCGTCTTTCGACTAACTCCTCGATTTTCTTCACATCGAGATTTTTTTGGCGAATCAACATTTTGTCGATCTGTTTTAAAAAGTCCGTGGGATTTTCTTGAAAGAGAGCCATGGTTTTTCCATAACTTTTCACAAATTCTAAAAACAAAGTGGATACCGTTTTGAGCTCGGCGGTGATTTTTGCTCCCACTTTAAACTTACTATTATAAAGACGAACGATTTCAAAAACCTCCGCAAAGGCTTTTGAAGTATTGAAGTCATCATTGAGTGATTCTTTAATACGCAACTGAGCCTCGTCGATGGCTTTTTTAAATTCAGGAACTCCAGGGAGGTTCAATTGAGGTTCCACTTTATAGGTCTCTGCAGTTCTTAGGGCGGTATAAACGCGAGTCAGTCCCGAAATCGCATTGGAGATCGTCTGTTCTGAAAACTCGGCCTCCGAGCGATAATGCACGCTCATCACCAAATATTTAAAAATTTCGCCATTGTACTCTTCGAGAAAACTGCGCATGGTGCGGATATTCCCCAAAGACTTCGACATTTTTGCACCACTAAAGGTGAACATATTATTATGAAGCCAATACTGAGCATATTGTTTTCCGCTCGCCCCTTCGCCCTGGGCGATTTCGTTTTCGTGATGCGGAAAAATCAAATCCATTCCTCCGCCGTGAATATCAATCTGCTCCCCTAAAATATCTTTGATCATGCAGGAGCATTCGATGTGCCAGCCCGGGCGCCCTTCGCCCCACGGGGACGGCCAGCTCTGCTCACCGGGCTTCGCGGGCTTCCAAAGAGTAAAATCCATTGGGTTCTTCTTTTTGGGATCCACCTCCACTCGCGCGCCGCTCAACATATCATCGACGTTGCGATTACTCAGCTTTCCATACTCCGAAAAACTGGAGATGGAATAAAACACTTCGCCGTCGACGACGTAGGCTTTGTGGTTGTCGATGATTTTCTCAATGAGACGAATGATGCTATCAATATGCTGAGTGACTCGAGGATTATGCTCGTGCGGCTTTAAGTGGAGAGCCGCGAAATCTTTTTTAAATTCTTCGATATACTTTTCCGCAACGGCCGAGGCGGTGGTTTTTTCGGCGACCGCACGATTGATGATTTTATCGTCGACGTCGGTAAAATTATAAACAAAAGTGACCGTGTAGCCTAAAGACTCCAGCCAGTTTCTGACGAAATTATAAAAAACAGCCCCGCGAAAATTTCCGACGTGCAAAAAATCGTAGACCGTCGGCCCACAGCAATACATCTTCACCGTGTTGGGCTCTAAAGTTTTGAAATCCTCTTTGGTTCGAGACAACGTATTGTAAACTTTTAAACTCACCCAACTTCTCCTCAAAATTCTTTTATGGAATCAGAAAATACTAGGTCGCAAACACCGCAAAAACAAGCCCGAAGGTACCCCAGAAGGTACCCCAGAAGGTACCCCAGAAGGTACCCGGTACCATTTGCGGATGCGATGTGTAAAAAACGTTTTATACATCGCATCCGCAAATGGTACCGGGTACCTTCCACCGATGCCTGTATCTTCTCGTTATATTGCAGACCCTCGCTGGAATCAGCTCGACGAACGCTTTCGCGATCCGGTGAGGCCAGTCACTTTCCCTCTAGCGATGGAACGTTTTCGCAATCGACAATGGGATCGTCGGATCGGTCTCGATTCTCTCAATGATGAGGAATGGAAACAGCACTTCTGGGAGTTTAGGCCCCTCCCGCAAAATCTGCCTCAACCTTTAGCACTCCGGTATCACGGCCATCAGTTTTTGCACTACAATCCCGATTTGGGAGACGGCCGAGGCTTCTTGTTCGCGCAACTCCGCGATGATCAGGGCCGACTTTTAGATCTCGGAACTAAAGGCTCCGGCACGACTCCGTGGTCGAGACGAGGGGATGGTCGCTTGACCCTCAAAGGAGCCGTTCGCGAAGTCTTGGCCACCGAAATGCTAGAGGCGTTGGGAGTGAATACTTCAAAGACCTTGAGCGTGTTCGAAACTGGCGAAGAGCTTCAAAGGAACGATGAACCCTCACCCACGCGATCCGCAGTCCTGGTGCGCTTAAGCCACGGGCATGTCCGAATCGGAACTTTTCAAAGACACGCTTATTTAAGAGACACAGAGGCTTTGAAAACTTTAGTCCACTTTTCCTGCGACAACTATTACCCCAAGATCGATCGCGAACAGAATCTTCAAGCTCTTCTTGAAGAATTCTTCGATCGTGTTTGTCATTCGGTGGCGCAAATGACAGCACAGTGGATGCTGGGGGGCTTCGTCCACGGTGTTCTCAACACCGACAATATCAATATCTCGGGAGAGAGCTTTGACTACGGCCCCTATCGCTTCCTCCCCTATTACGATGCGAATTTTACCGCCGCGTATTTTGATCACAACGGACTTTACGCCTATGGGGAACAGCCCAAAATTATGCTTTGGAATTTGCAGCAACTTCAGGCGTGCTTGCAATTGATTGCGCCGACGGGAACCGATTTTAAAAATGGACTTCAAACGTTTCAGAGCGTATTCTCACAAGAAGTGATTGGGCTTTTTCTCAAGAAACTCAATCTAAGACCCCTCGAAGATACGGAGAAAAATACAGATCTGTTCTCTGCGACCATCGAATTTTTAAATGCGACCCGTTGCCCCTATGACTCGTTCTTTTTTGATTGGTTCTGCGGGGCCCTCAGCGAGGATCGAGCCCACAAAAGTGAGCGCGCACCTTTTTACAAAAAACCCGAATTTAAAGTAATCCATGAACTTCTCAGATCTTATAAGTGCTTGAATGAGGAAATTTTAAGTCAGGAGTACTTCCAACAAAAGGACTCCACCTTCCTTTTGATCGACGATATCGAAAACATTTGGACCGCCATCGATCAAAAGGAAGACTGGTCCCTCTTCCAAAACAAAATCACCGCCCTCCGAAAAAGGAGCGGCGGACCTTAGAACCAGGCGCGGACGTAGACTTGGGTGTTCCAGACGTTGAACTCGTCGTCACCGTTGGTGGTGTCGTCGTCTTCGTAAAAAACGTGAACGAAAGTAAAGTCAGGGCTAATGGAGATGTGGGGCGCCACCGCAAAAGAATAGCCGACGCGAAAGCCTGCGGCTGTGTCGGTCTCGGTACTGTCTTCCGCCACGCCGAGCGTAGTTAATCTCACCTGACTGCGAGCGATTCCTAAAAGTCCGCTCACATAGGGCGTGTGAAAATGGGCGGGATGGTAAAGTGCAAACGAAAGTTCGGCCATGATCGGCATCACATTCACTTTAAGTTCGCGAGTCTCATCGAGAGCCTCTTTGGTATTATAGAAGTTGATGTAGGCGCCTAAAGACAATTGATCATTCAGCTGACCGCCGATCGTCACACCATAAGTGAGTTCCGTGTCCACTTCGAACGTGTCGTTATTGACGACGTTTCCAACTCCGAGCTGAATCCCAGCGTAACTGCCATCCTGTTGACCCCAAGCTGTCAAAGAAATCAAAAATAGTCCGACACCTAAAAGCTTTCCCATATTTCCTCCAGAGGTAACAGTTCCCTTTTAGTTGCGCGATACGCAACTAAAAGGGAACTGTTACCTCTCAAAGGTGGCGCAATGAAGCGTCGCCCGTCAAGAGGGAATGGGCGCCTGACTTAATTTTAAGCTTTCGACTTGGCCCGCACCACCTACCAATGTTATCTTTTGAATCCATGACTTCCGAAACTCTCAACGCCTGCACCGTCCAACTGATCAAAGAATATTCCGATATTTGTTGGCGGTATAAAGTGAACCTTCGACGACCTCTCATCGAAATCGTCGAGGTCCGATCTTTCCTGGGGCGATGGAATCCGACCGAAAGAAAAATTGAACTGACGACCCACTTACTTTTAAGTAGCAGCTGGGACGATGTTTGCTCCGTGCTCAAACACGAAATGGCCCATCAGATGGTGAGTGAACTCTATGGCTCGAAGGATGCAACCCATGGAGAGGAGTTTCATCGTGCGGGACAAACATTGGGACTCTCAGAGAAATTCCTAAGAGCTCAAACAGAACTGAGCCCCGAGATCCCGCCAGACCAAGAAGCGTCCCCACTCCCTATCTTACTTCGTATTGAAAAATTACTCTCTTTAGCGCAATCGCAAAATGAGCACGAAGCCTCTCTCGCCATGAGAAAAGCTCAGGACTTAATCGCTCAACACAATTTAAACTCACTCCATGCCGCTCAACGTGACCCGCTCCAATTGAAAATTATAGAAACCCATCGCCAAAAAATCTCAGCTCTTTGCAGTCGCATCTGCGGTTTACTGATGGAGTTTTATTTTGTCGATATTGTGATTGGAGAATCCTTTGATATTTCTAAGAGAAAAAAAACTAAGACCATCGAAATTTTTGGCCGCAGCGAAAACGTCAAAATCGCAGAGTACGTCTACCATTTTCTCGTCCACTGCGTAGACACGTTGTGGGAAAACTACGCTCAAACAACCAAAACCCGCGGGGGTCTTAAAAAGTCCTACACCATGGGACTTATTGTGGGATTTGAAAATAAACTTCGCGAAGCCGAACGCGAACGCACAACGCCCGATCTCAAAGCTCTTATCCCGCTTAAAGGCCTTCTCCATAAGGAGCAAAAAGATCTCAAAAATTTTATAAAAAAACGTCATCCCCGACTGTCCCGTCGCTCGCGCGGACGCCAAATGTATGACGAAAGGACTTTTGCAAGAGGACTCACCGACGGCAAAAAAATTGTGGTCCATAAGGGCATGAGCTCCGCAGTTCAAGGCGGAATTAAACTTTTAAAAAATTGGCTCTAGCGCACTCGAAGGAGCGATAGCTTTGCGGGACTTGCCGCCGTGATGGTGCCCGCCAAGGCATCTTGGGCCGAGGTCAAAGTAATCACGTCTCCCGCGACGACCCCATTTAAGAGAAATGTAAGACTGCACGAGCTTTCGTTGTGTCCATTGGCATTACTGATTTGGTGAGACGAACAAACAGCTCCACTGATCATCGACCCGTTTTTAAGAACTCGAATCGTGACGTTAGGACGAGTGATCGCACCCGTCAAA of the Bdellovibrionales bacterium genome contains:
- the tyrS gene encoding tyrosine--tRNA ligase, with the translated sequence MQHSLHEELKQRGLIYQETLENMSSWLNTSRTFYCGFDPSADSLHIGSLMPLITMRRFQMAGHKPIVLLGGATGMIGDPSFKSAERVLLNRDTIEKNIFGIRQVIEKFIDLKGPQGAMMVNNSTWMEKFSFIDFLRDVGKHFTVNYMLAKESIKSRIEDREQGISFTEFAYMLLQSYDFYVLNKNYNCQLQLGGSDQWGNITAGVEFIRRMRVANNQASKEEAVGLTMPLVTKSDGTKFGKTETGNIWLDARKTSPYQFYQFFVRIQDSDVMKFINYFSFKSLEEIAALDKATRETPEKRLAQTELARELTLLVHGEDELAKVEKATQALFSGELRELDKSMLLEVFSEAPSVKVPKAQIGHINIVDLLVESKLATSKGNARKDVQGGGVYVNSVRVEKEDMVIKPETLLYQSIVVLRKGKKSYCVVLFV
- the cysS gene encoding cysteine--tRNA ligase: MSLKVYNTLSRTKEDFKTLEPNTVKMYCCGPTVYDFLHVGNFRGAVFYNFVRNWLESLGYTVTFVYNFTDVDDKIINRAVAEKTTASAVAEKYIEEFKKDFAALHLKPHEHNPRVTQHIDSIIRLIEKIIDNHKAYVVDGEVFYSISSFSEYGKLSNRNVDDMLSGARVEVDPKKKNPMDFTLWKPAKPGEQSWPSPWGEGRPGWHIECSCMIKDILGEQIDIHGGGMDLIFPHHENEIAQGEGASGKQYAQYWLHNNMFTFSGAKMSKSLGNIRTMRSFLEEYNGEIFKYLVMSVHYRSEAEFSEQTISNAISGLTRVYTALRTAETYKVEPQLNLPGVPEFKKAIDEAQLRIKESLNDDFNTSKAFAEVFEIVRLYNSKFKVGAKITAELKTVSTLFLEFVKSYGKTMALFQENPTDFLKQIDKMLIRQKNLDVKKIEELVERRTQARKDKNFQLSDQIRAELTAMGIEVRDAANETLWEVIK
- a CDS encoding glycosyltransferase family 2 protein, with the protein product MKLSFVCIGHNEITHLKELLPQLQQIADEVFYLDAESKDGSLEFAKSIGCQVHSEPNNMNANINRTIAFEKVTGDWIFYVDPDERFPQEIVDELRKKIAADPEVRGFKLPRRNYFFGCWLKHGGQYPDHQIRIFKKGYGIFHNRHVHERLHVNGPIGSLDAAMEHYPYDDISMFIRKFDFYCTFEAKYLLNADVQVNWKNNIKYFILKPANRFFRRYFLKGGFRDGIPGFFASLFDALGWMTRYFKLWEMRKNQK
- a CDS encoding YdiU family protein → MPVSSRYIADPRWNQLDERFRDPVRPVTFPLAMERFRNRQWDRRIGLDSLNDEEWKQHFWEFRPLPQNLPQPLALRYHGHQFLHYNPDLGDGRGFLFAQLRDDQGRLLDLGTKGSGTTPWSRRGDGRLTLKGAVREVLATEMLEALGVNTSKTLSVFETGEELQRNDEPSPTRSAVLVRLSHGHVRIGTFQRHAYLRDTEALKTLVHFSCDNYYPKIDREQNLQALLEEFFDRVCHSVAQMTAQWMLGGFVHGVLNTDNINISGESFDYGPYRFLPYYDANFTAAYFDHNGLYAYGEQPKIMLWNLQQLQACLQLIAPTGTDFKNGLQTFQSVFSQEVIGLFLKKLNLRPLEDTEKNTDLFSATIEFLNATRCPYDSFFFDWFCGALSEDRAHKSERAPFYKKPEFKVIHELLRSYKCLNEEILSQEYFQQKDSTFLLIDDIENIWTAIDQKEDWSLFQNKITALRKRSGGP
- the infA gene encoding translation initiation factor IF-1, with amino-acid sequence MAKDDLIQLDGKISDVTGGGNYRVMLDNGVEVNARLCGKMKRFKIRVIVGDRVTVGVSPYDPTHGLITFRHKG
- a CDS encoding porin family protein, with amino-acid sequence MGKLLGVGLFLISLTAWGQQDGSYAGIQLGVGNVVNNDTFEVDTELTYGVTIGGQLNDQLSLGAYINFYNTKEALDETRELKVNVMPIMAELSFALYHPAHFHTPYVSGLLGIARSQVRLTTLGVAEDSTETDTAAGFRVGYSFAVAPHISISPDFTFVHVFYEDDDTTNGDDEFNVWNTQVYVRAWF
- a CDS encoding leucyl aminopeptidase family protein, with amino-acid sequence MSNELLQGPLKSFLDQTKWGVAASSVKSSSKATPSATAEIFYFGCKEKYDAKKVTPPLVQRSTSPAQPLIDKYATSTGMVWVISAQQVKHLTHSGQFDISAYAMARDTMGGVFREAQSIENIELTYIGSDEMEFKGLIVGMEIARYRFRECWPKLSQKNKSLTIDAPKLKTAKKIFDGALTLGKSVNIARHLVNLPGNILNPATYTQTVQELFRGSSMKVDIWNKDRLKKENMNLHLAVGNGSNVPPMLVKMSYRGNSSKKSVVAFVGKGITFDSGGLDIKPSSGMRDMKKDMGGSASVIGVAYWMMATKQKINADFYLPLAENSVSSTSFRPGDIYVARNGKTVEIHNTDAEGRLVLADTLTVASETKPDWIIDVATLTGAIKVGLGDGLPGLFANNDKIAGQILMKAQASGDNCWRMPLDPGQRSKLKSEVADYINAVDGFGGAVTAALFLEAFVDGTPWAHLDIYAWASSASGAFSEKGGSGQMVQTLCHFCEIN
- a CDS encoding S8 family serine peptidase — its product is MKLRNLFGFAIVSLLGFSAGAESKQIIVKLQPTRVAGFNFQGSTELEPVIPELGIYALTLSDTAARSGTRAAAASVRNMSGVIYAQENHKVVRRTADPSKATPNDKKFSQQWDLIKDANNFGIDATTAWVNYGVGGLDFRQNDIVVAVVDGGVDIKHEDLRENMWVNKGEIPGNKIDDDNNGYVDDIHGWDIFANNGEISPDMHGTHVAGTIGMKGNNSVHGVGINWNVKIMTVDGASGDTKTVLKSYGYVLKQKKLWLETAGMAGANVVSTNSSFGVDYGDCSSSQYSAWNDIYNEMGKVGILSAAATANINLDVDKSGDVPTGCDSEFLISVTNTQKDGKKNSGAGYGATTIDLAAPGTNIFSTTPKNGFSSLTGTSMATPHVAGAVAYLHSAASQAFNDGYYKDPAVAALILKEIMLETVTPMEALKGKTVSGGILNLNTAAQKIHAF